The following are encoded in a window of Epilithonimonas zeae genomic DNA:
- a CDS encoding serine hydrolase domain-containing protein gives MKSIFLFVLILVFGFSLSQTKNIIEPEKIENPVQKNHLNQILFLDKVVPLENLKESDFLKTMTFQEDKDFDIRVFLDNSLVNYLHQLDNSLTIDELLKKGNYQFNFYVDGKLIYTENLNSGAGKIDDKKVKTNFRIPFLNTKNEDSWGRYLWSRFYFANGGVDVLETGSHTLKIEVKPYLKTSTLKVGNVIASGEIQLIVPKKYVSEEQIAIQKIKPNSGWKVSDEKINQEKIRLLNQKVAENRFREVTGIVVIKNDKLLLEEYFNSYERDSLNDTRSVGKSFSSALMGIAIKDGHIKNENQTLKDFYDLKQFKNYSEKKDSVTIKSLLTMSSAFDGNDADSDSAGNEENMYPTDNWVKFTLDLPMTESKIGKNWHYFTSGVVVTGDILDKSVPNGLEKYADKKLFQPLGITNYKWQFTPQQKPSLAGGLRMKALDFAKFGQLYKNNGIWNGKQILDKNWIQKSFTNYFADNKESEGYGYLFWRKVYKVGNKTFESYQSSGNGGNKIIIFKEIPVVIVITAKAYNRPYAHSQADKIVQEYLLPSVLNE, from the coding sequence TTTTAGATAAAGTCGTTCCGCTTGAAAATCTCAAAGAATCTGATTTTCTCAAAACAATGACTTTTCAGGAAGATAAAGATTTTGATATTCGGGTTTTTCTGGATAATTCTTTGGTCAATTATTTACACCAACTTGATAATTCTTTAACTATTGACGAATTACTTAAAAAAGGAAATTATCAATTCAATTTCTACGTTGATGGAAAATTGATTTACACCGAAAATCTGAATTCCGGAGCAGGAAAAATCGATGATAAAAAAGTCAAAACCAATTTCAGAATTCCGTTTCTGAATACAAAAAATGAAGATTCGTGGGGAAGATATCTTTGGTCTCGTTTTTATTTTGCCAACGGTGGAGTAGATGTGTTGGAAACAGGAAGTCATACTTTGAAAATAGAAGTCAAACCTTATTTGAAAACTTCAACTCTGAAAGTTGGAAACGTAATCGCGTCAGGAGAAATTCAATTAATTGTTCCGAAAAAATACGTTTCCGAAGAACAAATTGCAATTCAGAAAATCAAACCAAATAGCGGTTGGAAGGTTTCTGATGAGAAAATTAATCAAGAAAAAATCCGACTTCTGAATCAAAAGGTTGCTGAAAACAGATTTAGGGAAGTCACAGGAATTGTTGTCATTAAAAACGATAAATTGTTGCTAGAGGAATATTTCAACAGTTACGAGAGAGATAGCTTGAATGATACACGTTCTGTCGGAAAATCCTTTTCTTCAGCTTTAATGGGAATCGCGATTAAAGATGGTCACATCAAAAATGAAAATCAAACTTTGAAAGATTTCTATGATTTGAAACAATTCAAAAATTATTCTGAGAAAAAAGACAGCGTGACGATAAAAAGCCTGTTGACAATGAGTTCTGCTTTTGATGGGAATGATGCAGATTCGGATTCAGCGGGCAATGAAGAAAATATGTATCCGACGGACAATTGGGTCAAGTTCACTTTGGATTTGCCAATGACGGAAAGTAAAATCGGAAAAAACTGGCATTATTTCACATCCGGAGTTGTCGTGACCGGAGATATTCTGGACAAATCTGTTCCGAATGGTTTGGAAAAATATGCAGATAAAAAACTATTCCAACCGCTTGGAATCACGAATTACAAATGGCAATTCACGCCTCAGCAAAAACCATCTTTAGCGGGCGGATTGCGAATGAAAGCTTTAGATTTTGCTAAATTCGGGCAGCTTTATAAAAATAATGGAATCTGGAATGGAAAGCAAATTTTAGATAAAAACTGGATTCAAAAATCTTTCACCAATTATTTTGCTGATAATAAAGAATCAGAAGGTTACGGCTATTTATTTTGGAGAAAAGTTTACAAAGTCGGAAACAAAACCTTTGAATCTTATCAATCCAGTGGAAACGGCGGAAATAAAATCATTATTTTTAAAGAAATCCCTGTTGTAATCGTAATTACAGCGAAAGCTTACAATAGACCTTACGCTCATTCTCAAGCCGATAAAATTGTTCAGGAATATCTGTTGCCTTCCGTTTTGAATGAGTGA